The Mytilus trossulus isolate FHL-02 chromosome 3, PNRI_Mtr1.1.1.hap1, whole genome shotgun sequence genome contains a region encoding:
- the LOC134711326 gene encoding putative OPA3-like protein CG43998, whose product MLPIVKLATLLIKQFTRPVVNSLSESAKNYPKFRSIIVRLAQKYHLSDFTSQSKLFGFGKPIRVKPLSEDEAINLGTRLLGETLVYGVSAGILFFEYNRSSKNDQIKEENRKFEITTLQRKIHDYGMTTEQQETEIKELKRKMFDLEEKNRSLASKLFSSLKSS is encoded by the exons ATGTTGCCGATAGTAAAATTGGCCACTTTACTCATCAAACAGTTTACAAGACCTGTTGTAAATAGCCTCAGTGAATCGGCAAAAAATTACCCTAAATTCCGTTCAATTATCGTACGCTTAGCACAAA AGTATCATTTAAGTGATTTTACCTCACAAAGTAAACTATTTGGTTTTGGTAAACCAATACGAGTGAAACCATTGTCTGAAGATGAAGCTATAAATTTAGGTACTAGACTACTTGGAGAAACATTAGTCTATGGAGTCTCTGCAGGAATTCTGTTTTTTGAATACAACAGGTCATCTAAAAATGACCAGATCAAGGAAGAAAATAGGAAGTTTGAAATAACTACACTTCAAAGAAAAATACATGATTATGGAATGACAACAGAACAGCAGGAAACTGAAATTAAagaacttaaaagaaaaatgtttgatttagAGGAAAAAAATAGGAGTTTAGCAAGCAAATTATTTTCGTCTCTGAAATCAAGTTAA
- the LOC134711324 gene encoding complement C1q-like protein 3, which translates to MGYVCPCIFKEICPERKKMMFTYGFVFFQLMIMATANCSPKLDNAVVEDLLTMLVKYKGSVEYRNTRNWRDIPAFTASLSNEKNINANEIVKFDKVWTNNGNHYDPNTGIFKAPREGLYHVSTTLMSVSGKTVYAHIRQNETRTVGLFPGTGYSEATANIVLHLKKGDKVTVRGSGNHPYLYSSSAHYSMLSAYLIA; encoded by the exons ATGGGTTATGTCTGTCCGTGTATATTCAAAGAAATTTGCCCTGAAAGAAAGAAGATGATGTTTACTtatggatttgttttctttcaactgATGATTATGGCTACAGCTAACTGCAGTCCAAAACTTG ATAATGCAGTAGTTGAAGACCTTTTGACAATGCTTGTTAAATATAAAGGATCAG TAGAATATAGAAACACCAGAAATTGGAGAGATATTCCTGCATTTACTGCATCCTTATCAAATGAAAAGAATATTAATGCCAACGAAATTGTAAAGTTTGACAAAGTTTGGACTAACAATGGAAATCACTATGATCCTAACACGGGAATTTTCAAAGCTCCAAGAGAAGGGTTGTACCATGTATCCACTACACTCATGTCAGTGTCTGGGAAAACTGTTTATGCTCACATTCGGCAGAATGAGACAAGGACAGTTGGTCTGTTTCCTGGTACCGGATATAGTGAAGCTACTGCTAACATTGTGTTACATCTAAAGAAAGGCGACAAAGTTACAGTGAGAGGTTCTGGTAACCATCCCTATCTATACAGCAGTTCTGCCCACTACAGTATGCTCTCAGCCTATCTTATAGCGTAG